In a genomic window of beta proteobacterium MWH-UniP1:
- a CDS encoding DUF294 nucleotidyltransferase-like domain-containing protein codes for MSNATQHDLTELAMDTRVGQLVRKSPLVCLPATPLQQVFEAMEREKAGSMLVADESGAIQGILTRYDLIKRILLPQLPLSTPISQVMSTGIKTIDADSGALEAMLMMARFRVRHLPVLQHGFLVGMVSERDLFNFQRSSLRILSATVEQAETIADLKLCATEVLSLARRLMAQGVAATSLARLVSHLNDGMTRRVIAIVEQQMAAELGPLPPWSWLALGSEGREEQTVATDQDNAIIFEGDGPTHREKFKKFATAVNNGLAEIGFPLCKGGVMAMNDKWCRSVDEWHALLVDWFRSPQPEALLDANIFFDFRGLYGETRLADSLRSWLSQQVSDQGLFLRSLAQDAMRDEVGKLGRNSVAISIARALRKRGYLMEWLAPSTLEMKRSGTAPVVYFARVLALAKGVSATSTDERLKVLVDKRAMSESESHQMRDAFNVLQRYRLRAQLAYATRAAQSDQGDLSPNILNLDELSSHEIERLSEALSTLSGLRARLEMDFLR; via the coding sequence GTGTCTAATGCAACGCAACATGACTTGACCGAATTAGCGATGGATACGAGGGTTGGACAACTTGTCCGCAAGTCCCCCCTGGTCTGTTTGCCTGCAACACCCTTGCAGCAAGTCTTCGAGGCCATGGAGCGGGAAAAGGCGGGTTCCATGCTGGTGGCCGACGAGTCAGGGGCGATCCAGGGCATCTTGACGCGCTATGACCTGATTAAGCGGATTTTGCTGCCTCAATTGCCGCTTTCCACGCCGATTAGCCAGGTCATGAGTACGGGTATTAAGACCATTGATGCGGATAGCGGGGCCCTAGAAGCCATGCTGATGATGGCCAGATTCCGGGTTCGCCATCTGCCAGTGCTGCAGCATGGTTTCTTGGTTGGCATGGTCTCGGAGCGGGACTTATTTAATTTTCAACGCTCCAGTCTTCGGATTTTGTCGGCAACGGTGGAGCAGGCCGAGACCATCGCCGATCTAAAGCTCTGCGCCACAGAGGTGCTCTCGCTGGCTCGGCGGCTGATGGCCCAGGGGGTGGCGGCAACCTCTCTGGCCCGACTGGTGAGTCACCTAAACGATGGCATGACCCGCCGTGTGATTGCCATTGTGGAGCAGCAGATGGCGGCAGAGCTTGGCCCCTTGCCCCCGTGGAGCTGGCTGGCACTGGGGTCCGAAGGCCGGGAAGAGCAGACGGTTGCCACGGACCAGGACAACGCCATTATTTTTGAGGGAGATGGGCCCACCCATCGCGAGAAATTTAAAAAGTTCGCGACAGCGGTGAACAATGGCCTTGCCGAAATCGGCTTTCCGCTGTGCAAGGGCGGAGTCATGGCCATGAACGACAAGTGGTGCCGCAGTGTGGATGAATGGCATGCGCTTTTGGTGGATTGGTTTCGCTCGCCCCAGCCCGAAGCCCTTTTAGACGCCAATATCTTTTTTGATTTCCGTGGGCTGTATGGCGAGACCCGCTTGGCCGATAGCCTGCGGTCCTGGCTGTCCCAGCAGGTATCCGATCAGGGATTGTTTTTGCGATCGCTTGCCCAAGACGCCATGCGAGACGAGGTGGGCAAGCTTGGCCGGAATTCGGTGGCCATTAGCATTGCCCGTGCACTTCGTAAGCGCGGCTACCTGATGGAGTGGTTGGCCCCATCCACACTTGAAATGAAACGCAGTGGCACGGCCCCTGTGGTCTATTTCGCGCGGGTGTTGGCCTTGGCCAAGGGCGTGAGCGCCACATCCACCGATGAGCGATTAAAAGTCTTGGTGGATAAGCGGGCCATGTCGGAATCGGAATCGCATCAGATGCGCGATGCGTTTAACGTATTGCAGCGCTATCGGTTAAGGGCCCAGCTGGCCTACGCCACCCGCGCGGCCCAAAGCGATCAGGGCGACTTGTCTCCGAACATCTTGAACTTAGATGAGCTAAGTTCCCATGAGATTGAGCGGTTGTCCGAGGCGCTCTCAACGCTATCCGGCCTGCGGGCCCGGTTAGAGATGGATTTTCTGCGCTAG
- a CDS encoding putative nucleotidyltransferase substrate binding domain-containing protein, producing MPSAFNFSASPFDCLTREEQQLVSNSVDVTYFRPGEIILDVGAVPTHLYVVIKGYVQQIEDGEEVRVYGPDDSFDGRGLVAGKVSNQFVAMEEVVAYQLSKAAVNELISSNSTFGALLFEDLFKKLNALSERRSQHELHTLSMARVDQAFLRPAVFVDTAENVRAVAEIFDRIRTNTVLVQDNTGPTPRLGIFTLRNLSRAILDGTPLDQLAVGRLARWGLVKIKPTDHVYDALATMVRHKVTRVVVMDGDKVVGLLEQVDLLSFLTNSSSLIVQRILQAQSLDQLHQAANEITRLVALLHRNGTRVGMIAKLVQELNATLFDRTWSLIASPELRANSCLFVMGSEGRGEQLLKTDQDNGLIIRDGHPDLIKEAEISCERFSRALSQFGYPECPGKIMVNNPQWCLTLTQFSTRVRDWLVQPTPEGLMDLAIFIDAHSVSGDAELLKAVKEGLFEALLDNDFFLARFAASIDAFSTESGWWNRLLQMGDKGPETLNLKKAGIFAIVHGVRSLALEHRLAETSTLDRLERLVELGKLPRDTATHLIESLHFLMGLRLKEGLRQIETQHTVTGEIDMRGLSALERDLLKDSLNEVKKFKALLRQHFHLEAA from the coding sequence ATGCCGAGTGCATTTAATTTTTCGGCCTCGCCGTTTGATTGCCTAACGCGCGAAGAGCAGCAGTTGGTCAGCAACAGCGTGGATGTGACGTACTTTCGGCCAGGCGAGATCATTCTGGACGTGGGCGCGGTGCCGACACATCTGTATGTGGTGATCAAGGGCTATGTTCAGCAGATCGAAGATGGTGAAGAGGTCCGTGTCTACGGGCCAGACGATTCTTTTGACGGTCGGGGCTTGGTTGCCGGCAAAGTCTCCAATCAATTTGTGGCCATGGAAGAGGTGGTGGCCTATCAACTCTCTAAGGCAGCCGTCAATGAGTTGATTTCGAGCAACAGTACCTTTGGGGCTTTGTTATTCGAGGATCTCTTTAAAAAGCTCAATGCTTTATCCGAGCGTCGAAGCCAGCACGAGCTTCACACACTGAGCATGGCCAGGGTAGATCAGGCATTTCTGCGGCCAGCGGTTTTCGTCGATACGGCAGAAAATGTTCGTGCCGTTGCAGAGATCTTCGATCGCATCAGAACCAATACGGTCTTGGTTCAGGACAACACTGGGCCGACTCCTCGTCTGGGTATCTTTACTCTGCGTAACCTAAGCCGAGCCATTTTGGATGGCACGCCACTGGATCAGCTTGCCGTGGGCAGACTCGCCCGCTGGGGCCTGGTGAAGATCAAGCCCACAGACCATGTCTACGATGCGCTGGCCACTATGGTTCGGCACAAAGTCACCCGCGTGGTGGTGATGGATGGGGATAAGGTCGTGGGTCTTTTGGAGCAGGTCGATCTGTTGAGTTTTCTCACCAATAGTTCGTCTTTGATCGTGCAGCGTATTTTGCAGGCCCAGTCGCTGGATCAACTGCACCAGGCCGCCAACGAAATCACCCGGTTGGTTGCGTTACTCCATCGCAACGGCACCCGTGTGGGCATGATTGCCAAGCTTGTGCAGGAGTTAAATGCCACCTTGTTTGACCGCACCTGGAGCCTGATTGCCAGCCCGGAATTACGTGCCAACAGCTGTCTTTTTGTGATGGGCAGCGAGGGCAGGGGTGAACAGTTACTGAAGACCGACCAAGACAATGGGTTGATTATTCGAGACGGCCACCCCGATCTGATCAAAGAAGCAGAGATTTCTTGTGAGCGTTTTTCAAGGGCGCTTTCCCAGTTTGGCTACCCCGAGTGTCCTGGGAAAATTATGGTGAACAATCCGCAGTGGTGCTTAACCCTCACGCAGTTTTCAACGCGTGTCCGTGACTGGTTGGTTCAGCCAACGCCCGAGGGCTTAATGGATTTGGCGATCTTTATCGATGCCCATTCGGTGAGCGGTGATGCGGAGCTCTTGAAAGCAGTGAAAGAGGGCTTGTTTGAAGCGCTGCTTGATAACGACTTTTTTCTTGCGCGTTTTGCTGCATCGATTGACGCCTTTTCAACCGAGTCGGGCTGGTGGAACCGGCTTTTGCAGATGGGGGACAAGGGGCCTGAGACCTTAAATCTTAAGAAGGCAGGAATATTCGCGATTGTTCATGGTGTGCGTAGTCTGGCGCTTGAACACCGACTCGCCGAGACATCGACACTGGATCGGCTAGAGCGGCTTGTCGAGTTGGGCAAGCTTCCCCGCGACACCGCCACGCACTTGATTGAGAGTCTGCATTTTCTGATGGGCCTGCGGCTTAAAGAGGGCCTGCGTCAGATCGAGACCCAACACACCGTGACGGGTGAGATTGATATGCGCGGCTTGTCGGCGCTTGAGCGCGATCTGCTGAAAGACAGCTTGAACGAAGTGAAAAAGTTTAAGGCGCTCTTGCGGCAGCATTTTCATCTCGAGGCTGCATGA
- a CDS encoding 3'-5' exonuclease — translation MSRSQGGLMQSLSQKWMRMRLSDPHYQFLFEPPPEQEWVCLDTETTGLNVATEEIIAIGAVRIVGNRILTSERLELLVRPEKKISAGAVKVHRIREQDLSAGLAPEEAMARLLAFIGSRPLVGYFLEFDEAMVNKTLRKMIGIGLPQPKIEVSSMYYEFKTKQLPDHLREFTQIDLRFASMMRDLGLPLRDAHDAINDAVMTAMAFIKLRNLLAA, via the coding sequence ATGAGTCGATCGCAAGGCGGGCTGATGCAGTCGCTCAGTCAAAAGTGGATGCGGATGCGCTTGTCAGACCCGCACTATCAGTTTTTGTTCGAACCGCCGCCAGAGCAGGAATGGGTCTGTCTGGATACCGAGACCACTGGCCTGAATGTCGCGACTGAGGAGATTATCGCGATTGGCGCAGTCCGCATTGTGGGCAATCGAATCCTGACCAGTGAACGACTTGAGCTGCTGGTGCGACCCGAGAAAAAAATCTCAGCGGGGGCGGTGAAAGTACACAGAATTCGCGAGCAGGATCTATCTGCTGGGCTTGCGCCCGAAGAGGCGATGGCGCGCCTGCTGGCGTTTATTGGTAGCCGGCCCCTGGTGGGGTATTTCCTTGAGTTCGACGAGGCAATGGTCAATAAGACGTTGCGCAAAATGATTGGCATTGGATTGCCGCAGCCGAAAATTGAAGTATCGTCGATGTATTATGAATTTAAGACCAAACAACTGCCAGACCATCTGCGCGAGTTCACCCAGATCGATTTGCGGTTTGCCTCGATGATGCGCGATCTGGGGCTGCCCCTGCGGGATGCGCATGACGCAATTAACGATGCGGTGATGACGGCCATGGCTTTTATCAAGCTGCGAAATTTATTAGCTGCATAA
- a CDS encoding cation acetate symporter → MISNKNIFTALVFLTISGAAFAAGGDVGEAAKQATNWTAIGMFAAFVLATLWITKWAAARTKSAADFYTAGGGITGFQNGLAIAGDYMSAASFLGISAAVMANGYDGLIYSIGFLVGWPVITFLMAERLRNLGKFTFADVAGYRFKQTPIRAFAASGTLVVVAFYLIAQMVGAGQLIKLLFGLEYWVAVVIVGALMMIYVLFGGMTATTWVQIIKACLLLSGVTFMAIMVMAQYGFSPEALFAKGVEVKTAIQLNAGKTAEEAAKIGGSIMNPGGFVKDPISAISFGMALMFGTAGLPHILMRFFTVPDAKEARKSVFWATTWIGYFYVLIFIIGFGAITLVLTNPEFADTAKGIIKGGAGTANMAAVLVAKSVGGDVFYGFISAVAFATILAVVAGLTLSGASAVSHDLYATVFKQGKADTKAELRVSRLTTLTLGVIAVLLGITFEKQNIAFMVSLAFAIAASANFPVLFMSVLWKDCTTKGAVIGGFAGLVSSVALTVVSPSVWEAVFGNPKGSALFPYTSPALFSMTIAFASIYIFSKLDNSAQAAKEREAFEAQQVRSETGLGASGASGH, encoded by the coding sequence ATGATTTCCAACAAAAACATTTTCACTGCCCTTGTTTTTTTAACGATCTCAGGCGCGGCCTTTGCCGCTGGTGGCGATGTTGGCGAGGCAGCCAAACAGGCCACCAACTGGACAGCCATCGGTATGTTTGCCGCCTTTGTACTGGCAACACTGTGGATCACAAAATGGGCGGCGGCCCGCACCAAATCCGCAGCCGATTTTTATACGGCGGGCGGGGGGATCACTGGCTTTCAAAATGGATTGGCGATCGCAGGCGACTACATGTCGGCGGCTTCGTTTTTGGGGATCTCCGCTGCCGTCATGGCCAATGGCTATGACGGGCTGATTTATTCCATCGGCTTTTTGGTGGGCTGGCCAGTCATCACCTTTTTAATGGCCGAGCGGCTTCGCAACCTGGGTAAATTCACCTTTGCCGATGTGGCTGGTTATCGTTTCAAACAAACCCCGATCCGGGCCTTTGCAGCCTCGGGCACCTTGGTCGTGGTGGCCTTTTATCTCATTGCCCAGATGGTCGGCGCAGGCCAACTGATCAAACTGCTCTTCGGCCTGGAGTATTGGGTGGCGGTGGTGATCGTTGGCGCACTCATGATGATCTACGTGCTCTTTGGTGGCATGACGGCCACAACCTGGGTGCAGATCATCAAGGCCTGCCTGCTGCTGTCTGGCGTGACCTTTATGGCCATTATGGTCATGGCACAGTATGGATTTAGCCCAGAGGCGCTGTTTGCCAAGGGAGTCGAAGTCAAAACCGCCATTCAACTTAACGCCGGCAAGACCGCCGAAGAAGCGGCGAAAATTGGCGGCTCGATCATGAACCCCGGGGGTTTTGTAAAAGACCCCATATCAGCGATCTCGTTTGGCATGGCACTGATGTTTGGCACTGCTGGCCTGCCCCACATCTTGATGCGCTTTTTCACAGTGCCGGACGCCAAAGAGGCGCGAAAGTCAGTCTTCTGGGCCACCACTTGGATCGGCTACTTCTACGTGCTGATTTTCATTATCGGATTTGGCGCCATTACCCTGGTGCTGACCAATCCAGAATTTGCCGACACAGCCAAAGGCATTATCAAAGGCGGCGCGGGCACAGCCAACATGGCTGCTGTGCTCGTTGCCAAATCGGTGGGCGGGGATGTGTTTTATGGCTTCATCTCAGCCGTTGCTTTTGCCACGATTTTGGCGGTGGTCGCGGGTCTCACGCTCTCAGGTGCATCGGCGGTCTCACACGATCTTTACGCCACAGTCTTTAAGCAGGGCAAAGCCGATACCAAGGCCGAGTTGCGCGTCTCACGGCTAACCACCCTAACGCTCGGTGTAATCGCGGTGCTGCTGGGAATCACATTTGAGAAACAGAACATTGCGTTCATGGTGTCGCTCGCCTTTGCGATTGCCGCATCGGCAAACTTCCCCGTGCTCTTTATGTCGGTACTATGGAAGGATTGCACGACCAAGGGTGCCGTGATCGGTGGCTTTGCCGGACTAGTCTCTTCAGTGGCGCTCACCGTGGTATCGCCGTCGGTGTGGGAGGCCGTCTTTGGCAATCCAAAAGGATCAGCACTCTTTCCTTACACGTCACCCGCGCTTTTTTCCATGACCATTGCGTTTGCGTCGATCTACATTTTCTCGAAACTCGACAACAGCGCACAGGCAGCGAAAGAGCGCGAAGCGTTCGAAGCCCAGCAAGTTCGTTCAGAAACAGGGCTGGGTGCCTCGGGGGCGTCGGGGCATTAA
- a CDS encoding DUF485 domain-containing protein: protein MSDDIVARIKSNPQYHELKRKRSSFGWTLTILMMVVYYGYIALIAFNKEFLSTRLGEGVTTLGIPIGMGVIIFTVVITGIYVRRANSEFDALTAEILKKEGGKK from the coding sequence ATGAGCGACGACATCGTTGCGCGGATTAAATCCAATCCGCAGTATCACGAATTAAAACGCAAACGCAGTAGTTTCGGGTGGACACTGACCATCTTAATGATGGTCGTCTACTACGGGTACATCGCGCTGATCGCGTTTAACAAAGAATTCTTGTCCACCAGACTCGGTGAGGGAGTGACCACGCTTGGCATCCCCATTGGCATGGGTGTGATTATCTTTACCGTAGTCATCACTGGTATTTACGTGCGCCGGGCCAATAGTGAATTTGATGCCTTGACCGCAGAAATTCTAAAAAAAGAAGGCGGAAAAAAATGA
- a CDS encoding putative Na+/H+ antiporter, which yields MSETTQYVAAAIFAIAVLHTFSAKLFERLAHRYPAHHGVFHLLGEVEAVFGFWSIVLFAWLMYAEGFDKAVGYADSRNYTEPLFVFAIMVVAASRPVMQVAGSMVEVVAKAMPLNLGVSRYFLLLTLVPLMGSLITEPAAMTLAALMLLRYFLANASTAFKYATLGVLFVNVSIGGTLTHFAAPPVLMVAAKWQWDTAYMLSHFGWKTAIAVLINGAVVTALFRPYLKSAGDQIQKEITNLESTVTSVPKSVIVIHMLMIAGIVLFAHHPPIFLGIFLVFMGIATAYPQYQQRLILREGLMVAFFLAGLVVLGGLQSWWLQPLLSGMSPTSVYYGATALTAVTDNAALTYLGSLVEGLSEEFKYALVAGAVTGGGLTIIANAPNPAGASILRHRFSDQNINPLGLLAAAAGPTVVAILCFQLFPLTLW from the coding sequence ATGTCGGAAACCACTCAGTACGTTGCCGCCGCAATATTCGCCATTGCGGTGTTGCACACCTTTTCGGCCAAGCTCTTCGAACGCCTCGCCCACCGCTACCCCGCCCACCACGGCGTTTTTCACCTGCTTGGCGAAGTCGAGGCAGTCTTTGGGTTTTGGTCAATTGTCTTGTTTGCCTGGCTGATGTACGCCGAGGGTTTCGATAAAGCCGTGGGCTATGCCGACAGCCGCAACTACACCGAACCGCTGTTTGTATTTGCCATTATGGTGGTGGCCGCAAGCCGACCGGTCATGCAGGTCGCGGGCTCCATGGTGGAAGTCGTGGCCAAAGCCATGCCGCTTAACCTAGGGGTTTCCCGGTACTTCTTGCTGTTGACCCTGGTCCCGCTCATGGGCTCACTAATTACCGAGCCCGCTGCTATGACACTGGCCGCGCTCATGCTCTTGCGATACTTTCTGGCCAACGCGTCGACCGCGTTTAAGTACGCCACCCTTGGGGTTCTATTTGTAAACGTGTCGATCGGTGGCACGCTGACCCACTTTGCTGCGCCACCCGTACTGATGGTGGCGGCAAAATGGCAGTGGGACACAGCGTACATGCTGTCCCACTTCGGCTGGAAGACTGCAATAGCTGTGCTCATCAACGGCGCGGTGGTCACCGCACTCTTTCGCCCTTATTTGAAATCAGCGGGCGATCAGATTCAAAAAGAAATCACCAACCTGGAGTCCACGGTAACTTCGGTGCCGAAAAGTGTGATTGTCATTCACATGCTCATGATTGCTGGCATTGTGCTGTTTGCCCACCACCCCCCAATTTTTCTTGGAATTTTCTTGGTCTTCATGGGCATCGCCACCGCCTATCCGCAATACCAGCAACGGCTTATCCTGCGCGAGGGACTGATGGTCGCGTTCTTTTTGGCTGGCTTGGTGGTGCTGGGTGGGCTGCAGTCTTGGTGGCTTCAGCCCCTGCTCTCAGGCATGAGCCCAACATCCGTGTACTACGGCGCCACCGCACTCACAGCGGTTACTGACAACGCCGCATTGACTTACCTTGGCTCGCTGGTGGAAGGCCTGAGTGAAGAGTTCAAATATGCACTGGTGGCTGGTGCGGTGACCGGTGGCGGATTGACCATCATTGCCAATGCGCCCAACCCGGCGGGCGCATCGATTCTGCGGCACCGGTTCTCAGACCAGAACATTAATCCGCTGGGCCTGCTTGCTGCGGCAGCTGGGCCGACGGTGGTCGCAATCCTGTGCTTTCAGCTATTTCCGCTCACCCTCTGGTGA
- a CDS encoding metallophosphoesterase, giving the protein MLIHIASDLHLEYLNKRFPDFLRVDRLYTPFADVLVLAGDIHVGTEMVNKFGQWPHPVLYVPGNHEFYDTAIEPHVAKIKEAAKNTAMIVLSRDEYIDQGVRFLGCTLWTDYQLMGTGGRQLASMFACEARIADHRKIMGVQKAGQGFSAQQAYELHLQERAWLEAKLNEPFDGKTVVITHHAPSRGSVHPRFRGDPCNAAFVSDLDELVMKADLWIHGHVHDAFDYQVGKCRVVTNPGSYATTLGKVKSPEELEFENPDFDPQKVIEIEAVKSEQFLPG; this is encoded by the coding sequence ATGCTGATTCATATCGCCTCGGACCTGCATCTGGAATACCTGAATAAGCGGTTTCCGGACTTCCTGCGTGTTGACCGCCTGTACACGCCATTTGCGGACGTGTTGGTCTTGGCCGGCGACATCCACGTAGGCACGGAAATGGTGAATAAGTTCGGCCAATGGCCCCACCCGGTGCTGTATGTGCCGGGTAACCACGAGTTTTATGACACGGCCATCGAGCCCCATGTGGCCAAGATTAAAGAGGCAGCCAAAAACACGGCGATGATTGTGTTATCGCGTGACGAATATATTGACCAGGGTGTGCGTTTTCTGGGGTGTACCCTGTGGACAGACTATCAGTTGATGGGAACAGGTGGTCGGCAGCTGGCCTCGATGTTTGCCTGCGAGGCCCGTATTGCGGATCACCGCAAGATTATGGGGGTGCAAAAAGCGGGGCAGGGTTTTTCGGCACAGCAGGCCTATGAGCTGCATTTGCAAGAGCGTGCATGGCTGGAAGCAAAGCTCAACGAACCCTTTGACGGTAAGACCGTGGTAATTACCCACCATGCGCCATCGCGGGGTAGCGTTCATCCGCGTTTCCGGGGGGACCCCTGCAATGCGGCCTTCGTATCTGATTTAGATGAGCTTGTGATGAAAGCCGACCTGTGGATCCATGGACACGTACACGACGCCTTTGACTACCAGGTGGGCAAGTGCCGGGTGGTGACCAATCCTGGCAGTTACGCCACAACCCTTGGCAAGGTCAAAAGCCCAGAGGAACTTGAGTTTGAGAACCCCGATTTTGACCCACAAAAAGTAATTGAGATAGAAGCTGTAAAATCTGAGCAATTCCTGCCCGGATGA